A single region of the Paludibacter jiangxiensis genome encodes:
- a CDS encoding SPOR domain-containing protein, whose protein sequence is MPKRSVKQQVVVFSVLFVSVLCVSAQNIFSHLESKDTSAKAVVKVHQDQRIESLVYGVKKKTVTQTQTFENSVGTVEPLTVVNTVEVPGYRVQVYSSNIQKTAKSEAFRIEEEFQQLLPNVPVYVSYHSPFWKVRAGNCRTMQDAQQLKSEIGEAYPQVKRDLYVVRDKIKVPAK, encoded by the coding sequence ATGCCGAAAAGATCAGTAAAGCAACAAGTTGTTGTGTTTAGTGTGTTGTTTGTTAGTGTTTTATGTGTGTCTGCCCAAAACATTTTCTCTCATTTGGAGAGTAAAGATACATCTGCAAAAGCCGTCGTTAAAGTGCATCAGGATCAAAGAATTGAATCTTTGGTGTATGGAGTTAAAAAGAAAACGGTCACACAAACACAAACATTTGAGAATTCCGTCGGTACTGTCGAACCGTTGACGGTAGTCAATACTGTTGAGGTTCCGGGGTATCGGGTGCAGGTTTATTCCAGTAATATTCAAAAAACAGCCAAATCGGAAGCTTTCCGGATTGAGGAAGAATTTCAGCAGTTGCTTCCGAATGTTCCGGTCTATGTATCGTATCATTCTCCATTCTGGAAAGTGAGAGCGGGCAACTGCCGTACAATGCAGGACGCTCAACAACTGAAATCGGAGATAGGAGAAGCATATCCTCAGGTGAAAAGGGATTTGTATGTGGTACGGGATAAAATTAAAGTTCCGGCAAAGTAA
- a CDS encoding peptidylprolyl isomerase: protein MKQLLLITFFAMAGCLVAQNGDDPVLMTIKGNPIHKSEFEYLYNKNNTQNTLDKKSLAEYLVLFENFKMKVLEAESLGMDTTKAFLEELSGYRRQLNSVYLTDTATQNSLVKEAYDRLKEDVDVSHILIRLAPNATPDDTLAAYNKIATIRERIARAPRTITPKCGFFTKLFGKCKPTTIEPENFNEVARKESEDPSAAENSGHLGYITGFMTIYPFESVAYNTPVGQISSPIRTSYGYHIIKVDGRRPSRGKLQVAHIMKFVQKDASDSIKNKMKVVIDSLYREVKNGADFGALARKSSDDKSSAVNGGMLPWFGSGNMVKEFEDAAFQLQKGEISRPVLSPYGWHIIKLIDTKQLEPLAEKRAEIERRIQRDDRANIITLSFINKLKAQYNFKNNVAALAPFYQLAEKYSLKDSAFINATEHIEGTMATFDDQTLTQCDFAFFLNRYPNSQQIDKKALIDEKFQQFTNTALVNYKDEQLEKEYPEFGNLMREYHDGILLFNISNEKVWDKATRDTKGLETFFRTYRSNYTWADPRFKGWVISCKDEATKAKAMELIAKAPKDSLDNYLTAKLNKDTIVAKVEKGLYVKGDNNAVDKFEFKSGNFTPSKVYPVVFTYGKILKNGPESYSDVMGILTSDYQAYLEDQWMKELRRKYPVVIDQKTLKSIKEN, encoded by the coding sequence ATGAAACAACTATTGTTGATTACATTTTTTGCAATGGCAGGCTGCCTGGTTGCACAAAACGGAGATGATCCTGTTTTGATGACAATTAAAGGCAATCCTATCCACAAGTCTGAATTTGAATATCTCTACAACAAGAACAATACTCAAAACACACTCGATAAAAAGTCGCTAGCCGAATACCTGGTCTTATTCGAGAATTTCAAGATGAAAGTTCTTGAAGCAGAATCACTCGGCATGGATACTACCAAAGCTTTTCTTGAAGAATTGTCAGGATACCGCCGTCAGCTCAACTCCGTTTACCTTACCGATACTGCCACACAAAACAGTCTGGTGAAAGAAGCTTACGACAGACTAAAGGAAGACGTAGATGTAAGTCACATTTTGATCCGGTTAGCACCGAACGCGACACCGGATGACACGCTTGCGGCCTACAACAAAATAGCTACCATTCGCGAACGTATTGCAAGAGCTCCACGTACAATCACGCCCAAATGCGGATTTTTTACCAAACTGTTTGGCAAATGCAAACCGACAACTATCGAGCCCGAGAATTTCAATGAAGTTGCACGGAAAGAATCAGAAGATCCTTCTGCCGCAGAAAACAGCGGGCACCTTGGCTATATCACCGGATTTATGACGATTTACCCATTCGAGAGTGTCGCTTACAATACGCCGGTCGGTCAGATCAGTTCTCCCATAAGAACTTCTTATGGCTACCACATCATCAAAGTGGACGGACGCCGCCCTTCGCGTGGTAAATTACAGGTAGCTCATATCATGAAATTCGTCCAGAAAGATGCTTCTGATTCGATAAAAAACAAAATGAAGGTCGTTATCGACAGCCTTTACAGGGAAGTAAAAAACGGAGCCGACTTTGGAGCTTTAGCCCGTAAATCCTCCGACGACAAAAGCTCTGCTGTCAATGGCGGAATGCTGCCCTGGTTCGGATCCGGCAATATGGTAAAAGAGTTTGAAGATGCGGCATTTCAGCTACAGAAGGGAGAAATAAGCCGCCCCGTTTTATCTCCTTATGGCTGGCATATCATTAAGCTGATTGACACAAAACAGTTGGAACCGCTGGCTGAAAAGAGAGCCGAAATTGAGCGTCGCATCCAGCGCGATGACCGGGCAAACATTATCACTCTGTCTTTCATCAACAAATTGAAAGCTCAGTATAACTTCAAAAACAATGTCGCTGCTCTTGCTCCTTTTTACCAACTGGCAGAGAAATACTCCTTGAAGGATTCGGCTTTCATCAATGCGACAGAGCACATAGAAGGAACCATGGCAACTTTTGACGACCAAACACTTACTCAGTGTGATTTTGCATTCTTCCTGAACCGATATCCCAATAGCCAGCAGATAGATAAAAAGGCGCTGATTGATGAAAAATTCCAGCAATTTACGAATACTGCGCTGGTCAATTACAAAGACGAACAACTGGAAAAAGAATATCCTGAATTCGGGAACCTGATGCGGGAATACCACGACGGCATCCTGTTGTTCAACATAAGCAATGAAAAAGTATGGGACAAGGCAACCCGTGACACCAAAGGGCTTGAAACCTTTTTCAGAACCTACCGGAGTAATTACACCTGGGCTGACCCCCGTTTCAAAGGTTGGGTTATCTCTTGCAAAGACGAAGCTACCAAAGCGAAAGCAATGGAATTGATTGCAAAAGCGCCCAAGGACTCATTGGACAACTACCTTACAGCAAAGCTCAACAAAGACACAATTGTGGCTAAAGTAGAGAAAGGTTTGTACGTGAAGGGTGACAACAATGCGGTTGACAAATTCGAATTTAAGTCGGGAAACTTTACACCGAGCAAGGTTTATCCCGTTGTGTTTACATACGGAAAAATATTAAAGAACGGACCGGAAAGTTATTCCGACGTCATGGGAATTCTCACATCCGACTATCAGGCTTATCTGGAAGATCAGTGGATGAAAGAACTCCGACGCAAATATCCGGTCGTTATAGACCAGAAAACGCTTAAAAGCATAAAAGAAAATTGA
- a CDS encoding TrmH family RNA methyltransferase, with the protein MLSASQIKFIRSLAQKKERDASGLFVAEGSKSVRELLQYFDCQLLILPKEDTEKYEGRIDETVYASPKEIERASSQKTPQGVIAVLKKPQNNKLPDFSENNLYLALDGIQNPGNLGTIIRLADWFGIRHIFCSADTADAFGPKTVQATMGALGRVMIHAVDLPEFLRDNQPKIPVYGAFLGGDSIYSASLPDNAIIVMGNEGNGISDKVAEHINNRLEIPSFANGGETSESLNVAVATAIVCSEFRRRTLPL; encoded by the coding sequence ATGTTATCCGCTTCCCAGATAAAATTCATTCGTTCGCTTGCTCAAAAAAAGGAGCGGGATGCTTCCGGTCTTTTCGTGGCGGAAGGTTCGAAAAGCGTACGTGAGTTGCTACAATACTTCGACTGTCAACTGCTTATCCTTCCAAAAGAAGATACTGAAAAATACGAAGGTCGTATTGACGAAACCGTTTATGCGTCACCCAAAGAAATTGAAAGGGCATCGTCTCAAAAAACGCCGCAGGGTGTAATTGCTGTTTTGAAAAAACCCCAAAACAACAAGCTACCAGACTTCTCTGAAAACAATCTTTATCTGGCATTAGACGGCATTCAAAACCCGGGAAACCTCGGAACTATTATCCGGCTGGCCGACTGGTTCGGAATACGGCATATTTTCTGCTCAGCCGACACCGCCGACGCATTTGGCCCGAAAACCGTTCAGGCCACAATGGGAGCATTAGGACGTGTAATGATTCATGCTGTCGATTTACCCGAATTTCTCCGTGACAACCAACCGAAAATTCCTGTTTACGGAGCTTTCCTTGGAGGTGATTCGATATACAGTGCCAGTTTGCCCGATAATGCCATAATCGTCATGGGCAACGAAGGCAATGGCATTTCCGATAAAGTTGCAGAGCACATCAATAACCGGTTGGAGATACCCTCTTTTGCCAATGGCGGAGAGACATCTGAGTCATTGAATGTTGCTGTGGCAACCGCGATTGTCTGCTCCGAATTCAGGCGCAGAACACTACCCCTCTAA
- a CDS encoding murein hydrolase activator EnvC family protein: protein MYAKRNFVIFLLLAIISFPAFSQSIKDLQAQKAKLQEELKMTNKLLIDTKKSAASSETKLAIIRQTIASRKVLIENLSLQINALDRHMDTLQSEKTRLSQRLSRLRADYARLLQEAQIRKSTYSQLLFLFSSESFGQAYRRLRYLQESSDYRKKQAYEILGVQETITHKQNEIVQAKQSKVVTLSQKEQENKQLQSEQSKENKSLNELKKKNKELQAQLSKQQRQANTLNARIERAIMEEMRREEARREAARRKEQQAREAAATKKAAADRAAAERAAKKQGKKSKQPVATEEKAQTPVETSKPSPAALPATSAYVDMMTKEEALVSGNFAANRGRLPWPVEKGYIRGHFGIQPHPVLKHVTTNNKGIYIQAPRNSDARAVFDGIVTQRFAIPGNNNAIIIRHGNYRTVYANLTSIYVNVGDHVSPRQRIGKIFVDDENGGKTELYMMLWQDKTLLNPESWLAR from the coding sequence ATGTACGCAAAAAGGAATTTTGTCATTTTTCTATTGCTCGCAATAATTTCATTTCCTGCCTTTTCTCAATCGATCAAGGATTTGCAGGCTCAAAAAGCAAAATTGCAGGAAGAGCTGAAAATGACCAACAAATTGCTCATTGACACAAAAAAATCAGCAGCTTCATCAGAAACAAAACTCGCCATCATACGCCAGACTATTGCATCGCGAAAAGTGTTGATTGAAAATCTCAGTCTACAAATCAATGCTTTGGATCGGCACATGGACACGTTGCAATCAGAAAAAACGCGTCTTTCACAACGACTTTCACGGTTGAGAGCAGACTATGCCCGACTGCTTCAGGAAGCACAAATTCGCAAAAGCACTTACTCCCAATTACTTTTCTTATTCTCGTCAGAATCCTTTGGACAGGCATATCGTCGTTTGCGTTATCTTCAGGAGAGCAGCGATTATAGAAAGAAACAAGCGTATGAAATTTTAGGCGTTCAGGAAACAATCACACACAAACAAAACGAAATCGTTCAGGCCAAGCAATCGAAAGTTGTAACGCTAAGCCAGAAAGAACAGGAAAACAAGCAATTGCAAAGCGAGCAATCAAAAGAAAATAAATCGCTCAACGAATTAAAAAAGAAAAACAAAGAGCTACAGGCTCAGCTCTCAAAGCAACAACGCCAGGCAAATACCCTGAATGCGAGAATAGAGAGAGCCATTATGGAGGAAATGCGCCGTGAAGAAGCCCGCAGAGAGGCTGCCCGACGCAAAGAACAACAGGCAAGAGAAGCGGCTGCGACCAAGAAAGCAGCAGCGGATAGAGCAGCTGCTGAGCGTGCTGCAAAAAAACAAGGCAAAAAATCCAAACAACCCGTTGCTACAGAAGAAAAAGCACAGACTCCGGTTGAAACATCAAAACCATCACCAGCAGCACTTCCGGCAACATCAGCCTACGTTGACATGATGACAAAAGAGGAAGCGCTTGTTTCGGGTAACTTTGCCGCGAACAGAGGCCGCTTGCCCTGGCCGGTAGAAAAAGGCTACATCCGCGGTCATTTCGGCATTCAGCCCCACCCGGTTCTGAAACACGTAACCACCAATAACAAAGGAATATACATTCAGGCTCCGCGCAACTCCGATGCACGAGCCGTATTTGACGGGATTGTTACTCAGCGATTTGCCATTCCGGGCAACAACAATGCCATCATTATCCGTCATGGAAATTATCGTACGGTCTATGCTAACTTAACCTCAATTTATGTGAATGTAGGCGACCATGTTTCGCCTCGTCAACGAATAGGAAAGATCTTTGTCGACGATGAAAACGGCGGAAAGACAGAGCTATACATGATGCTGTGGCAAGACAAAACTTTGTTGAACCCCGAATCGTGGCTTGCCCGATAA
- a CDS encoding polyprenyl synthetase family protein codes for MKDIAAIKQPVINDFQRFEEQFKAAFHSDNQQLTEIYTYLLTNVGKQVRPTLTLLCSKLCGKINDTAIQAAVALELMHTASLLHDDVVDEAKERRGNPSVYAQWGNKTAILSGDYLLAASFLVITGINNSRIWMILANVGKLLAEGELLQLNKADGETVSETHYFKVIESKTATLFSACTEVGAISAGADNEQIKRMREFGENLGIGFQIKDDIFDYSDSNIIGKPTGNDLREGKITLPLIHALKISSESERHDILHKIQSISTNESYVAEIQEFARNKGGITYAEEKMAYYKNKALEALSAFPDNEEKEALIAILDFATARNY; via the coding sequence ATGAAAGATATAGCTGCAATAAAGCAACCGGTTATTAACGATTTCCAACGTTTTGAAGAGCAATTTAAAGCTGCTTTTCATTCAGACAATCAACAGCTAACCGAAATATATACATACCTACTGACCAATGTTGGCAAGCAAGTACGTCCGACACTGACTCTGTTATGCAGCAAATTATGCGGAAAAATAAACGACACGGCAATACAGGCTGCTGTTGCACTGGAACTTATGCATACTGCCAGCTTATTGCATGATGATGTCGTTGACGAAGCCAAGGAGCGTCGTGGAAATCCGTCTGTATATGCCCAGTGGGGAAATAAAACAGCAATTTTATCGGGAGATTATTTACTGGCGGCGAGCTTTCTGGTTATCACCGGCATCAACAACTCCCGAATCTGGATGATCCTTGCAAATGTCGGGAAGCTTTTAGCCGAAGGTGAACTTCTGCAACTTAACAAAGCTGATGGTGAAACGGTTAGCGAGACTCATTACTTCAAAGTTATTGAAAGTAAAACCGCCACTTTATTTTCTGCATGTACTGAAGTTGGAGCCATATCTGCCGGAGCTGATAACGAACAGATCAAACGAATGCGCGAATTCGGTGAAAATCTGGGTATTGGCTTCCAGATTAAGGACGATATTTTTGATTATTCTGACAGCAATATTATCGGCAAACCTACAGGCAACGACTTAAGAGAAGGAAAAATAACCCTTCCGCTGATTCATGCTCTCAAAATCTCTTCGGAAAGCGAACGCCATGACATTTTGCACAAGATACAGTCCATTTCAACCAACGAATCTTACGTAGCTGAAATCCAAGAATTCGCAAGAAATAAAGGAGGCATAACATACGCTGAAGAAAAAATGGCTTATTACAAAAATAAAGCATTAGAAGCTTTGTCTGCATTTCCCGATAACGAAGAAAAAGAAGCTCTTATCGCCATTTTGGACTTTGCCACTGCCAGAAACTACTAA
- the der gene encoding ribosome biogenesis GTPase Der — MSNIVAIVGRPNVGKSTLFNRLTKTRRAIVNEEAGTTRDRQYGKVEWNGREFSLIDTGGWVVNSNDIFEEEIKRQVSIAIEESDVVLFVVDILNGITDLDLQVASILRRGKKPVVLIANKADTFDLQYQAAEFYAFGLGDPYVISAVNGSGTGELLDEVLAHLKSEAEEEDLEDLPKFTVVGRPNAGKSSLVNALIGDERAIVTDIAGTTRDSIYTRYNKFGHDFYLVDTAGIRKKSKVNEDLEFYSVLRAIRAIESSDVCILMIDATRGIESQDLNIFSLVQKNRKGLVVCVNKWDLVDSKEVKDIKAFENSIRERLAPFTDFPIIFTSALTKQRIFKVVETAVAVYQNKTRRISTNKLNEYFLPLIENYPPPSTKGKYIKIKYVTQLPDTQVPTFVFFANLPQYVKDPYIRFLENKLRSMWEFTGTPLLLFMRHK; from the coding sequence ATGAGCAATATTGTAGCTATCGTAGGCCGACCTAATGTCGGAAAATCAACTCTTTTTAATCGTTTGACCAAAACCCGCAGAGCGATCGTAAACGAAGAAGCCGGTACTACCCGTGACCGTCAATATGGGAAAGTCGAATGGAACGGAAGAGAGTTTTCCCTGATTGACACCGGAGGTTGGGTGGTGAATTCAAATGATATCTTCGAAGAAGAAATTAAGCGTCAGGTTTCTATCGCTATTGAGGAATCCGATGTTGTCCTTTTTGTCGTTGATATCCTGAATGGAATTACGGACCTGGATTTGCAGGTTGCAAGCATATTGCGAAGAGGTAAAAAACCGGTTGTGTTGATCGCAAATAAAGCCGATACTTTTGATTTACAGTATCAGGCCGCAGAGTTTTATGCCTTTGGATTGGGTGATCCTTATGTGATTTCAGCTGTAAACGGTTCGGGAACCGGTGAACTTCTGGATGAAGTTTTGGCGCATCTGAAAAGCGAAGCCGAAGAAGAAGACCTCGAAGATCTTCCCAAATTTACAGTAGTTGGACGTCCTAATGCAGGAAAATCATCTCTTGTAAATGCGTTGATCGGCGATGAGCGTGCTATTGTAACGGATATTGCCGGTACTACAAGAGATTCAATTTATACGCGCTATAATAAATTCGGACATGACTTTTATCTGGTAGATACAGCCGGGATCCGGAAAAAGAGCAAGGTAAATGAAGATCTTGAGTTTTATTCGGTTTTAAGAGCGATACGGGCTATTGAAAGTTCGGATGTTTGTATCCTGATGATTGATGCTACTCGTGGAATTGAGAGCCAGGATTTGAATATTTTCTCTCTGGTTCAAAAAAACCGCAAGGGATTGGTTGTGTGTGTGAATAAATGGGATCTTGTGGACAGTAAGGAAGTGAAGGATATTAAGGCTTTTGAAAACTCAATTCGGGAACGTTTAGCCCCATTTACGGATTTTCCTATTATATTTACATCTGCGCTTACCAAGCAGCGAATATTCAAGGTGGTGGAAACAGCAGTCGCTGTTTATCAAAATAAGACCCGAAGAATATCAACTAATAAGTTGAATGAGTACTTCCTTCCACTGATAGAAAATTACCCGCCGCCGTCGACTAAAGGTAAGTATATAAAGATAAAATATGTGACACAGTTGCCAGATACGCAGGTTCCTACATTTGTATTTTTTGCCAACTTGCCACAATACGTAAAAGATCCATACATAAGGTTTCTCGAAAATAAATTACGAAGTATGTGGGAGTTTACGGGAACGCCGCTGCTATTGTTTATGAGGCACAAATAA
- a CDS encoding DUF4292 domain-containing protein — MKIKTSILRYTMAVLLPLLMIVSCSAAKKITASSPTTASTTSKSAFQSKLHLPQFSTMNAAKCKFTLSFHEKSYSISSSVKIIKDSVIQLSIMPILGIEMYRAVLSRDSVTIIDKNNHNYFVTDYSFFQKRFGVAISFKDVQALLSNQPLNSPDESTTPSSLTPNENGYEWITSYKDMKADYQFSKEYQLDKTTLEQTTSDAKFNCSYSDFGTFDTVVFPALCSIDASHNQKQAGFTISYNKLTFNTPLNINAINLSDYNRVGLDQILPF, encoded by the coding sequence ATGAAAATCAAGACATCTATTTTAAGATATACTATGGCAGTTTTACTGCCACTGCTAATGATTGTCAGCTGCAGTGCCGCTAAAAAGATTACGGCATCATCGCCAACAACCGCAAGCACCACTTCAAAATCAGCTTTTCAATCCAAGTTGCATCTACCGCAATTCTCGACGATGAATGCTGCGAAATGTAAGTTTACACTATCTTTTCACGAAAAGAGTTACTCCATATCGTCTTCTGTCAAGATAATCAAAGACAGCGTGATACAGCTTTCCATCATGCCCATCCTTGGCATTGAGATGTACAGGGCCGTATTGAGTCGCGATTCGGTGACCATCATTGACAAAAACAATCACAACTATTTTGTGACCGACTATAGCTTTTTCCAAAAACGATTTGGTGTTGCTATCAGCTTTAAAGATGTACAGGCTCTCCTGTCCAACCAACCGCTAAACTCACCGGACGAGAGTACCACTCCATCAAGTCTGACACCGAATGAAAACGGATATGAATGGATAACGTCGTATAAAGATATGAAAGCTGACTATCAGTTTTCAAAAGAATATCAACTGGACAAAACGACGCTTGAGCAAACCACATCGGATGCTAAATTCAATTGCAGCTACTCTGATTTTGGCACGTTTGACACAGTTGTTTTTCCGGCGCTCTGTTCCATTGATGCATCTCACAATCAGAAACAAGCCGGATTTACTATCTCGTACAACAAGCTCACATTTAACACTCCGTTAAACATCAACGCAATTAATCTATCAGACTACAATCGTGTAGGACTCGATCAAATTCTTCCATTCTAA
- a CDS encoding bifunctional response regulator/alkaline phosphatase family protein produces MTKDKILWTDDEIDLLRGYVLFLEEKGYEVSTATNGPDAVEMCRQQRFDIIFLDENMPGQSGLETLGFIKEIDPSVPVVMITKSEEENIMDMAIGNKIADYLTKPVNPSQILLTLKKNLHKREIISEQTTSAYRSDFNKLGMQINDSFSHADWEEVYRRLVYWELELSEAENNMDELLLMQKNEANAAFAKFIKRNYAKWFEDPDNRPLISPDLFKKRIFPLLDQGEKVFVILIDNFRFDQWRLIKEILSEFFVFDKEELYYSILPTATQYARNAIFSGLMPLQIVQMFPELWVSEEDEEHKNIHEEELLKSQIERFRKKYSFSFHKIFDTTAGEKLVEKIPQLSNNQLNVCVLNFVDMLSHARTESKMIRELAHSEDAYRSLTLSWFRHSSTYDLFKSLAESNYKVIVTTDHGTIKVTNPVKIVGDKNTSTNLRYKAGKNLNYNPKEVFEMSQPSKYGLPSPNVSTSYVYCMQDDFFAYPNNYNHYVSYYKNTFQHGGISLEEMLIPFVTMSSKK; encoded by the coding sequence ATGACTAAAGACAAGATTCTGTGGACTGACGATGAGATTGACCTGCTACGGGGCTACGTCCTTTTTCTCGAAGAAAAGGGTTACGAAGTTTCGACTGCCACCAACGGCCCCGATGCAGTGGAAATGTGCCGACAACAACGTTTTGACATCATCTTTCTCGATGAAAATATGCCTGGTCAAAGCGGGCTTGAGACCCTTGGCTTTATCAAAGAGATAGATCCGTCTGTACCCGTGGTGATGATCACGAAAAGCGAAGAGGAAAATATCATGGACATGGCCATCGGAAACAAAATTGCCGATTACCTTACCAAACCGGTAAATCCCAGCCAGATACTGCTTACTCTCAAAAAAAATCTTCACAAGAGGGAAATTATTTCCGAGCAAACCACTTCGGCTTATCGCTCCGACTTCAACAAGCTTGGAATGCAAATAAATGACTCGTTCTCTCATGCCGACTGGGAAGAAGTTTACCGCCGCCTTGTTTATTGGGAACTGGAACTGAGCGAGGCAGAAAACAACATGGACGAGCTGCTGCTGATGCAAAAAAACGAAGCAAACGCTGCTTTTGCCAAATTCATTAAGCGCAACTACGCCAAATGGTTCGAAGACCCGGACAACCGACCACTCATCAGTCCCGATCTTTTCAAAAAACGCATTTTCCCGCTGCTCGATCAGGGCGAGAAGGTGTTTGTTATTCTGATTGATAATTTCCGCTTCGATCAGTGGCGCCTTATCAAAGAGATTCTGAGTGAGTTTTTTGTTTTTGACAAGGAAGAACTTTATTACAGCATACTCCCGACAGCAACACAATATGCCCGTAATGCCATTTTTTCTGGGTTAATGCCGTTACAAATTGTGCAGATGTTTCCCGAACTTTGGGTAAGCGAAGAAGACGAGGAGCACAAGAACATTCACGAAGAAGAGTTGCTGAAGAGCCAGATTGAACGTTTTCGAAAGAAATACAGCTTTTCGTTCCACAAAATATTTGACACTACCGCCGGAGAAAAATTGGTTGAGAAAATACCTCAACTTTCCAACAACCAGCTGAATGTTTGCGTATTAAACTTCGTCGATATGCTTTCGCACGCGCGTACGGAATCGAAGATGATACGAGAACTGGCTCATAGCGAGGATGCCTACCGTTCGCTCACTTTATCCTGGTTTCGCCATTCGTCTACCTATGACTTATTCAAATCGCTGGCCGAAAGCAACTACAAAGTGATAGTGACCACTGACCACGGCACCATCAAAGTTACCAATCCGGTAAAAATTGTAGGAGACAAAAACACGAGCACCAACCTCCGGTACAAAGCAGGCAAAAACCTGAATTACAATCCGAAAGAAGTATTTGAAATGTCACAGCCCTCCAAATACGGGTTACCTTCACCAAACGTCAGTACGTCGTATGTCTATTGTATGCAGGACGATTTCTTTGCGTATCCGAACAACTACAATCATTACGTCAGTTACTACAAAAACACGTTTCAGCATGGAGGCATTTCTCTGGAGGAAATGCTCATTCCATTCGTAACGATGAGTTCTAAAAAGTAA